The window TGCCACCGTCACCGCCGCCGCCTGCACCCAGAGCACCGGCCAGTGCGCCCGCTCCGGCATCGCCGCCGGTTGCGTCACCGCTGACACCGGCGCCCAGGCCAGCTGCCAAGCCACCTGCGCCACCGCCATCGGCACTACCGCCGAGGCCCAGACCCAAGCCGACGCCCAAACCATGGCCGCCGTCACCGTTACCGGCATGCGCGTCAGCATCGCCGCCTTCGGCACCAAATGCATCGCTGCCTTCGGCATAAGCCTCGGCCCCGTCCGCATTGGCATCACCAGCACCACCATTGGCATCCGCGCCATTGCCACCATCGCCACCGTCATTGGCTGCGTTGATGCCATCGTCCGCAGTTGCCGGACCGGCATTGGCGTCACCGTTCTGGTTGAACGTACCGTCGTTCGAGACGGTCGGATCAGACAGCGTGTCCTGATCGTCCAGGTTAGAGGACTGACCGATCACAAAGCCATTGCTGCCATCGCCGTTCAGCGAGTTGTTCAGCACATCATCGATATTCATGTCATGAGTACCGATGCTGATATTGCCGTCGCGGTTGACCAGCAGGTCACCCATCGTCCCGGTGCTGTTGTCCAGATCGATATCGGCAAAGTCGTCATCCGACGGCTCCCAGCCACCCAGATCCAGACCCACGCTGACATTGGTCTCGACGTCGGTTTGGACATCGGTGGCGTTGTAGGCTTCGTTGACGGCCTCGTTATACGCTTCGTTGGTCGCGTCATTGGTGGCGTCATTCTCGGCCGTGTTCATCGCGTCGTTGATGGCGTCATTCGCCGCATCATTGGTCGCGGTGTTGTCGGCATCGTTGGACGCGCTGTTGTCGGCATCATTCGACGCCGCGTTGTCAGCGGCGTTGTCAGCGGCATTCTGGGCCGCATTTGCTGCCTCGTTGACTGCTGCATTCTGTGCCGAAGTGTCCGAACTGCTGCTGTTGGAATTGTCGTTGCTGTTGGAATTGTCATTGCTCTGGGACTGTTCTTGTCCCTGGCCCTGGCCCTGACCTTGTCCCTGACCCTGACCCTGACCCTGCAGGTTCAACTGGCCCTGGCCCTGGCCCTGCAAGTTCAGTTGCGCCTGATCCTGATCCTGCTCCTGGTCCTGATCCTGGCTGTCCATCGGAAACGCGAACATATTCATGTTACGGCTACCAGACATAGTGGTTACTCCCAAAAAAGGGGCAGAGTCGGCCAACATATTCACAAGCGCGACATTCCGCCCTGGTTATTGGTGGAGAGAAAGCAAACCGGTTCCGATCGCCGAGCTATTGCTCACCGTCACGACGGCACGACCGTCCGTGTCTTGCTGTTGATATCTTTTGGCACCCGCCACCACGGGTGACAAAAGTCCGTCCGCTATTTGGAAAAGATCCAGTTTGCGGCACTCAATTAGAATACCCACCACCCCTGCCACCAAAACAGCCGCACGAAGAGGCTAGCCCCCAACAACGGCTTTGGTTAGGTGGCGCAGGGGTCGTCGGGACTAGTCCACCGCCCTTTGGAGCAGCCCTGACCAGACAAGAGACTTAGTTCTTTCGGGTAGGATCAAAGATGGAATACGCATCGCCATAAACATATATAAATACAGAATGTTAAATAAATCAGAGATATAAGTTCTTTAAATATTAATAAAATGTGATATGTTGATAGAGGAAATAAAAAACCAAGTCAGGCGCACAAATTTTTCCGCTAACGATTCGCACCGAACGCGGCCAGCAGGGATAAACAGCATGACCATCGTCGCCCTCAACGATGTTTCTTTTACGGCTACGGAACAAACAGCCGAATCAGACGCAAATATCGTCTTCGTCGGAAATCAGTTCAATTTCTCCGGCAGTCTTATCGCAGCAACCAGCCAGGAACTGGGGCAGATCGCATCCGCCGTGGTGCACTCTTTTTCGGATTTCAGGCGATTGATCGCGGCGGCGCAAACCGCGCCCGCGATCACCATACTGGACGAACCAACCATGCGCGGGCTGTCAGAAGAGGATCGCGATTTTCTTCTGAGCCTGCCGGATCTGACGATCGGACTGGCATTTTGCAACGCGCCCTACGCTGTCGCCTGCTATCAGGACGAAAAGCTGCGCCTGCATTTGCCCAGTATGTTCCCCTTGAACGTACGGCTGGATATCTGGCTTTCGATCATCAAACTGATTGCCCATGGCGGCAACTATATCTGCCCCGAGGTCATCGCCGGCAAGGCTGTGAATGCCGGTTCGGCGGATGATTGCAGCCTGACGCAACGCCAGTTGGACGTGCTGCGGCTGGTCGCGGATGGCCAATCGAACAAGCGCATCGCCGCCATGCTGGGCCTTTCGATCCACACGGTTAAACTGCATCTGCACAATGCCAACCTTCGGCTCGGCGCACGCAATCGCACCGAAGCCGCGATGCGCTATCGTGCCATGCAGTCATGACAGACGGTCCAGGCCACGGCGCAACAGAACCCGCGCTGGATGCGGTGCTGCTGAGGGTCGGACGGCTGAACTATTCCTGGAGCAACACCGAAAGTCTGCTGATCCATCTGCTTTCGGGCCTGAGCGGTATGGCAAAGGACGCCGCCGTCGTCGTTTTCCTGTCAGTGCAATCGACGCGCGGGCGCATCGAGATGGTCGAAAGGCTGGCCAAGCTGCGCTTGCCGCCGGGCGATCAATTGCAGGAACTGCTGGAATTGACAGATCGCTTCTCAAAGCTTTCGGCACTGCGCCATCAATACAACCATAGCATTTGGTCATTTCAGGATGACGGCTCTGTTTCAACGATCCTGATGCGAATCGCGGATCGACGCGACAAGATACGAATGGGCAGAAAGCAAAGTCTGGACCAGGATCAACTGGCACGACTGGATCAAGAACTAGACGCAATGTCACAGCTGAACCGCAATATCTGGCGGTTTCTGCGAAAATATGATTTCCCCGTAGACTAAAATATAGCGCCAAAACCTATATGCAGTGATTTTTCAAAGGTATATATTTGTTGCTTTAAACCAGATCCAGCCGCACGCTCAGGTTGCAATCTGCTTGCTGCGTCTTATGAATTTTCCGCGCAGGAAATAGGCGCCTTGATTCAATAAAATTCAGTATCCGCAATTACCGGATCAAACCGACCAGCTGATCGATATTTCTCCAAGTTATTCTTTAAAGGCAGCAATATCCATCGGGATCTGTGCCATCGATTGCCTGAACCTCCACTGACGGCTTCCCCAAAATCATCGATCAGCAGACAGGGGCCGCAGTTCAGCGCTGCGGCCCCTTTTGGGTCAAACTTGCAAATAGCCTACTCGGCAACCTGTTCGGCGACCCGGTTAGATCGGATCGAGGACCACAGCGATATACCGATCAGCGTTGCACCGCCCAGGCCGGTGATGACCTCTGGGATATGCACAAAGGCCTGCAGGAACATGATGATGGACAGTGAGATGATCGCATAGAAAGCACCGTGTTCCAGATAGCGGTACTGTGTCAGCGTGCCCTTTTCGACCAGCATGATGGTCATGGAGCGCACATACATCGCCCCGATCCCCAGACCGATGGCGATGATGAACAGGTTCTGCGTCAGCGCAAAAGCCCCGATCACACCGTCAAAGCTGAAGGACGCATCCAGTACCTCGAGATACAGAAAGGCGCCCAGCCCGCCTTTGGCCCCGGCCTGCAGCATCTCCTGGCTGCTATCCAGCAACCCGCCCAGCACCTCGACCAGAAGAAAGGTCAAAAGCCCCCAGATCGCAGATTTGAAAAACACCTCGGACGCGACGGGATCAAGGAAATGCGAGAAGACCAGCACCGTGGACAGGACAATCGCGACCTCGATGCCGCGAATGGTGGCGTATTTCTGCATCCGCTGCTCTAGCCAGCGGACCCAATGAACGTCCTTCTCATGGTCAAAGAAAAAGCTCAGCCCGACCATCATGAGAAAGGTCCCGCCAAAGGCCGCGATGGGCAGATGTGCGTCGCGCATGATGCGGGCGTATTCCTCGGGCTGCGAGGCCGCCATGACCATTGCCTGCCAGGGCCCGACCTTGGCCGCGATCACAACGATCAGCAACGGAAAGACGATCCGCATACCGAAGACAGCGATCAGAATACCCCAGGTCAGAAATCGGCGCTGCCAGGCTGGCGTCATGTCTTTCAGCTTGTTGGCGTTGACGATGGCATTATCGAAGCTGAGCGAGATTTCCAGCACCGCCAGCACGGCACAGATAAAGAACACACCCAGCGTCCCCGCCACGGTGCCGGTCATCTGCCAGCCCAGAGCCACCCCCAGCGCAAGGCCGACTATCGTCACGATAAAGGCCCATTTGAAATATTGCAGCGTCCCACGCGTGGGCGCTGCAACGGATTGCGATCCGTTCGTCATGTCAGAATCATCCCTGCGGCTTGTTCGAAAACAGTGCCGACATCACGAACGTACCGCCACGTTCGCCAGAGGGGCCCGGTCACCACCGTGCGTCCGCCGTAGCGGACGAGCCAGCACATGCGCCGTTTGCGGCCAAAAATCAAGAAGTCTGCGGCCCTGCGGACAAGACAGGCGCTGAATGCGGCAACGATGCCTCAGAAGCGGGCTATTTGCCCTTGGGCCTGAATGCAGCGATCCGGGCCGGATCGGTCTCGACCCGCGCCGCGCCCATCAGATCCAGACAATAGGGTACAGCGGCAAAGACCGCATTCAGGCAGGTCGCAATGGCCGAGGGCTTGCCGGGGATGGTGATGATCAGCGTCCTGCCGCGGCTGACAGCAGTTTGCCGGGACAGGATCGCGGTCGGCACCTCGCGCAATGATGCGCGACGCATCTCCTCGCCGAAGCCGGGATATTCGCGCTCGGCCACATCCGCCACTGCCTCGGGGGTCAGATCACGCGGCGCGGGGCCAGTTCCGCCCGTCACAAGGATCAGATCCATGCCGTCATCATCGGCCAGCTCCCGCAGCTTTGCCGCCACGACCTCGCGCCCATCGGGAACGATCACGCGGGTGATCTCTATGGGCGAGGTGATGGTCTCGCGCAGCCAGCTTTCGGCGCCCGGACCACCCTTGTCTTCGTATTCCCCGCTGGCCGCCCGATCACTTACGGTGACGATGGCGATGCGGGTAGTCTGGCGCTGCTGGGTCATTTCACCCGCGCATTTCGGTTACCGATCAGCTTCAGCCGCAGGGCGTTCAGTTTGATGAACCCTGCCGCGTCTTTCTGATCATAGGCCCCGGCGTCGTCCTCGAACGTCACATGCGCCTCGGAATACAGCGTGTGATCGGACCAGCGACCCACGGTGGTGGCGCTGCCCTTATACAGTTTCAGACGTACGGTGCCGCTGACATGTTCCTGGCTTTTGTCAATGGCTGCCTGCAGCATTTCGCGTTCGGGGCTGAACCAGAAACCGTTATAGATCAGTTCCGCGTAGCGCGGCATCAGGCTGTCTTTCAGGTGGCCCGCGCCGCTGTCCAGCGTGATCTGCTCGATGCCGCGATGGGCCTCAAGCAGGATCGTACCGCCCGGCGTTTCATAGATGCCGCGCGACTTCATCCCGATAAAGCGGTTCTCGACGAAATCCAGCCGCCCGATGCCGTGCTTGCGACCGTATTCGTTCAGATCGGTCAGGATCGTGGCGGGCGACAGCGGTTTGCCATTGATCGCCACGGCATCGCCCTGTTCAAACGTCACCTCGATATATTCGGGCTGATCGGGCGCATCCTCGGGGCTGACGGTACGCTGATAGACATATTCGGGCGCTTCCTCGGCGGGGTCTTCCAGCGCCTTCCCCTCGCTGCTGGTATGCAGCAGGTTGGCATCCACGCTGAACGGCGCCTCGCCGCGTTTGTCCTTGGCGATGGGGATCTGGTTGGCCTCGGCGAACTCGATCAGTTTGGTCCGGCTGGTCAGATCCCATTCACGCCATGGCGCGATGACGCGGATCGCGGGGTCCAGCGCATAGGCCGACAGTTCGAACCGCACCTGATCGTTGCCCTTGCCGGTCGCGCCATGCGCCACCGCATCGGCGCCGTGCTGATGGGCCAGCTCGACCAGACGCTTGGAGATCAACGGCCGCGCAATCGAGGTGCCCAGCAGATACAGCCCCTCATACAGCGCATTGGCGCGGAACATCGGAAAGACGAAATCGCGGACGAACTCTTCGCGCAGATCCTCGATATGGATGCTCTCGGGCGCGATGCCCAGCAGCTCTGCCTTGGCACGGGCCGGTTCCAGTTCCTCGCCCTGCCCCAGATCGGCAGTAAAGGTGATGACCTCGCAGCCATATTCGGTCTGAAGCCATTTCAGAATGATCGAGGTGTCTAGCCCACCGGAATAGGCAAGGACGACTTTCTTCGGCGCGTCGGACATGTGGTTAATCCCTTTGGAATTTGGCAAAAGGGAATAGGACCTTATGCCGCGTGTCACAAGGGCAGGCCGCAGATATTCCTGATTTCGCGATCATGCCATACTTTGCCGCGTCAAACGGGCAGGAATGGGCAGCAGGTTGCAGGTCCCTGACAACCGGGACTTATGCCGCTGCATGGGTCTTTCAGCCGCAGCGAATCCCAGCCTTTCAACACCTGCCGGGCGGTGTGCCGCGTCAGTAAGTCTTGATTATCCGGTATTCTCTGGGCAAGTGACAGGAATGGAAAATTTTGTCGCCTCCGTCCGTTTGGCCGAGGCCGCCTTGCGCGACCTGTTCGAGCCGACGCCATTGCAGCGCAACGACCACCTGTCGGCCAGGTACAACGCCGATATCTGGCTCAAGCGTGAGGATCTGACTCCGGTTCGCAGCTATAAGCTGCGCGGCGCTTTCAATGCGATGCGCAAGTTCATGGCCCAGGGCCAAAGGACGGATGCCCATTTCGTCTGCGCCAGTGCCGGGAACCACGCTCAGGGCATGGCCTTTGCATGTCGCCATTTCGGGGTGCGCGGCACCGTGTTCATGCCGGTAACAACGCCACAGCAGAAGATCCAGAAAACCCGCGTTTTCGGTGGCGATTCCGTAGAAATCGTAATGACGGGCGACTATTTCGATCAAACCCTTGCGGCGGCGCAGGCCTTTGCCGCCGAGAAGCAGGCGGTGTTCCTGTCACCCTTTGATTCGGCCGATGTGATGGAGGGGCAGGCCACCGTGGCGCTGGAAATCATGAGCCAATTGCCCACGGCCCCTGATCTGATCGTCCTGCCCGTCGGTGGAGGCGGGCTGTCGGCCGGGATCGCACGTTATCTGCGAAGCGATGCGCCGCAGACACAGCTGATCTTCGCAGAGCCACTTGGCGGCGGCAGTCTGCAGGCCGCCCTTGAGAACGGCGCGCTGGTGACGCTGCCGGCGGTGGACGGTTTCGTCGACGGCGCAGCTGTCGCCCGGATCGGGGCCTTGCCGTTCGAGGAATTGTCGCGTTTCTCACCCAAGGACGTTCATCTGGCACCCGAGGACCGGATCTGCATCACCATGCTGGAAATGCTGAATACCGAGGGCATGGTCCTGGAGCCAGCAGGCGCGCTGGCCGTCGACATTTTGGCCGATCTGGACGATCTGGCCGGCAAAACCGTGGTCTGCATCTGTTCGGGCGGTAATTTCGACTTCGAGCGGCTGCCCGAGGTCAAGGAACGCGCGCAGCGTTTTGCCGGCAAGAAGAAATACCTGATCCTCAGAATGCCGCAACGGCCCGGGGCACTGCGGGAGTTTCTGGAACTGCTGGGGCCTGACGATGATATCACCCGCTTTGAGTATCTCAAGAAATCGGCGCGGAACTTCGGTTCTATCCTGATCGGCATCGAAAGCAGCGACCCCGCGAACCTGACGGCCCTGATGCAACGCCTCGATCACGCTGATCTGACCTATCGCGACATCACCCGCGACAGCATCCTGTCCGAATTCCTGATCTGATCTGCACTGACGATCGGTTTTCGGGACCTGTCCGCGTCATGCCGTATCGGCCCTGCCCTGCTGATTGTCTTCAGTCACGCGCGGCAGATCGCGTATGAACATCTGCTTGGTGAGCGAATAGCAAATGACGATTTCATCCAGCGAGATGTTTTTCAACTCACCGCGACCGATCCTTGCCTCATAGTCATCGCATAATGTGGCAAAGGCATCGAAGCCGAGGTTGCAGGCGCTGCCCTTGAGGAAATGCAAATCGCGCGCCAGCTTTGCCGGATCGTCCATCGACAGCAGCATGACAAGGCCTTCGATCTCGTCCAGAAATAGTTCCAGAACTGGTTCGAACTCGCTCGGGCCGACTTCGTCTCGCAGCGCGCTCACCCGGTTCCAGTCGATCATAGTTTCCTCGTCACATCACGATTCGTGTTGGCTGGGTCTATCAGGCCGCGATTACCGAAGCCTTAACCCAACAGCGTGCCGCGATTTACGCGATTTTTACCACCGGCGCGCTATGCAGGCCGCATGAGCGCCACGAATCGTCCTGCACCCGCGTCCAACGCCGCCAGCGTCCCTCAGACAGCGGGGCGGCTGGTGCTGCTGGTCGATGATAGCCGCGCGCAGCGCCGGATGCTGATGATCCAACTGCAGCGCGCAGGGTACCGCGTTGCCGAGGCGGAATCAGGTCAGGCGGCGTTGGATTTCTGCGCCATGCAGGAACCCGATTTCATCCTGTCAGACTGGATCATGCCGGGCATGACTGGTCCTGATTTCTGCCGAAAGTTCAGGGCTCTGACAAAAAAGGGCTATGGCTACTTCATCTTGCTGACGTCCAAGACCGACAAGGCCGACATCGCCTTTGGGCTGGAGGCCGGCGCCGACGACTTTCTGACCAAGCCGATCTCGGGCGCTGAATTGCTGGCCCGATTGATGGCCGGCGAACGCATTCTGGAATTCCAGGAAAAGCTTCGTGCCAGCAATGCGCAACTGCAAAAGACGCTTGACCGCCTCAGTCTGGCACAAGAGGCGCTGGATCGCGATCTGCGCGAAGCCCGCAAGTTGCAACAGGGGCTGGTGCGCGAACGCTCGGGACGGTTCGAGAACTTCGAATTGTCGCTACTTTTGCGCCCCGCGGGGCATATCGGCGGCGATCTGGTCGGCTTTTTCCCGATCAATGAGAACCGCGTTGGCGTCTATGCCATCGATGTGTCGGGCCATGGCGTCACCGCGGCCTTGCTGACGGCGCGACTGGCGGCGCATCTGTCTGGATCAACCGAACAGAATGTCGCGCTACGCGCGGCGCAGAACGGGCAGGACGCCGTCCCACCCATCGCGCTGGCGCATTTCTTCAACAATATGCTGCTCGAAGAGATGCAGACCGATACCTATTTCACCATGGTCTATGCCGATATCGACTATCGAGAGGGCGTGCTGCGTATGGTGCAGGCGGGGCACCCGCACCCGTTGGTGCAACGCAAGAACCAAGAGATCGAACTGGTGGGTGATGGCGGTATGCCAATCGGTATTTTTGGCCGCCCGCGCTTCAATGAGTTCGAGGTGACACTGGCGCCCGGCGACCGGCTGTTGATTTCCTCGGATGGCATTACCGAAGCCACTGATCCAGAGGGCAACATGCTTTGCGATGAGGGGCTCAAATCCTTTGTCCGTGGCCATCAGGCGCTGCAGGGCCATAACTTTCTTGACGCAATTTCGTTCTGCGTGAACCAGTTTTCGCACGGTGATCGGCAAGACGATATTTCTGCGGTCCTGATCGAACACCGCGAAAGCCCGCAAACGAAACCTGGCCGCGGCCTGCAACCGCTGCCCGCGCCTGAAAACAACGACCCCGACAGCGGCACCTAGCGGCGCGACAACACCCCGCCGTGTCGGTCGCGGCGCGTCGGCGACATGGCTTTATCGGGATGACGGCGGCTTGCCTGAGCCAGAAAGCCACCCTTCATCAGTCGGGTCACAAAGGCACGCGCCCCGGGTTCACTTAGCGCAGCAGGCAGGTCAGCCAGCGGCACCCACACGGCGCGATGATCCGGTTCAACGGGATCACCTCGACGAACAACCGGCTCAGCCAGCCAGATCGTGCAGATCTTTTCCGCCCAATAGCCGTATTCCGGCAACCACGCATAGCGACGATAGGCGCCAATACGCCGCGGCGACGCAATGGCCCAGCCGGTCTCTTCGAACACCTCACGATGCAGCGCATGGATCGGGCTTTCACCCGGATCAATGCCGCCACCGGGCAGTTGCATGTCAGGTTCCGGCCCGGCCTGCAGCGTCAACAGCACCTGCCCTCGGCGCAACAGCAACCCATAGGCACCGGGCCGCGCACGGTAATGGCGGCCAGTCACGGGCGGTTGTCCGTATCGCGGTATCATACGACGCCCTTCTGCCGTTTCGTGACCGTGGGCCGGAGATAGCCGGCGAGCGACACAGATGAAAGCCTGCTCTTGGGATCGCTTGGCGATTGCCTATATTAGGGCAGAACACGCATTTATTAGGGCAGAACACGCATTGCCCGTGGCCGCCTACTTGCGCGGCCCGCACTGACCTCAAGGACGAATGATGAACAAGATCAACCAGATCGCTTGGGATGATACGATCCTGCCCTTTCAACTTGACCGCTCGAATATTCGCGGGCGGGTCGCACGTCTGGATGGGGTGCTGGACCATATCCTGTCACGCCATGACTACCCCGAGGCCGTCAGCGCGCTGGTGGCCGAGGTCGCGTTGCTGACCGCTCTGATCGGCCCGACGATCAAACTGCGCTGGAAGCTTAGCCTGCAGGTGCGTGGCTCGGGCGCGATCAGGACCATCGCCGCCGATTACTTTGCCCCCGCATCCGAGGGTGAACCTGCCCGCATTCGCGCATGGGCCAGTTTCGATGCCGATCGACTGGATGACCGCGCGCCCTTCGACCAGATCGGCGAAGGGTATGTTGCGGTGCTGATTGACCAAGGCGCCGGCTCGACGCCTTACCAGGGGATCACGCCACTGGCGGGCGGGTCGCTGTCGGCTTGCGCGCAAAGCTATTTCGCGCAGTCAGAACAGCTGCCAACGCGGTTCAGTCTGACTTATGGCCAGTCGCGCATGTCCGGTGAGGATCAGCATTCGCGCGCCGGCGGCGTCATGCTGCAGACCCTGCCTGCCCAACCCGCGCAACTCAGCGAGGGCGGCAGCGGACAGGACGGGCTGATCGAGGCCGCCGATATCCTGCAAGGCGCCGAATCAGAGGACTGGAACCGCGCCAATCACCTGTTGAACACGGTCGAACCGTTGGAATTGATCGGCCCGACTGTTTCGCCCACAGACCTGCTGGTTCGCCTGTTCCACGAAGAAACGCCGCGTGTCTTTGACTCTCAAAGCGTAGAGTTCGGTTGCTCTTGCACAGCGGACCGGGTCCGCGACACCTTGGCGATCTATTCGGCCAAGGACATCACCCATATGACCACTGACGATGGCGTCGTCACCGCCGATTGCCAGTTCTGCGGCGCACATTATGAATTCGACCCCGAAAGCCTGGGGTTCGAGGCAACCGTGGACGCGGATGGCAACCCGATCGAACCGCAAGACAAGGCCGCCGAGTGAGTTTGATCTGGTCAGAGGATCTGCTGCGTCGGGCCCTGCGGCAACCGGCAGGGCCCACGTCGGATTTCGACCTGAACCCGGATGTTGCACCGCCTGCCGGGCAGTTGCGGCAAGCCGGCGTTCTGATTGCCTTTCACGAAGATGACGGCAGGCTTGTCCTGACCAAGCGCGCCGCCACCATGCGCCATCATCCGGGCCAGATTGCCCTGCCCGGCGGCAAGGTCGATCCAGCCGATGCCGATGCGATTGCAGCCGCCCTGCGCGAGGCACATGAAGAGGTCGCCCTGCCGCCCGATCAGGCCGAGGTCATGGGCACCCTGCCCGCCCATCGCACCGTTACCAGCTTTGCGATCCGTCCTGTCGTGGCCGTTATCCGTGGTTCGTTTACGCCGCGCCCCGAGCCGGGCGAGGTAGCAGAGGCCTTTTGCCTGCCCTTCGCTCATATCGCCAACCCCGCACTTTATCGGGTCGAGGGTCGGTTCTGGCGCGGCACATGGCGCAGCTATCATGCTGCACCCTACGGTCCCTATTACCTTTGGGGCGCGACCGCGCGGATCCTTTGGTCTTTGGCAAACAGGTTGAACGCCGCATGACGCAGATCGGCGGCCCATTTCTGACCGACCCGGCGCTGACCGCAGTGCTGGACGCGATCGAGGCCGGCGGGCACCGCGCGCTGCTGGTCGGTGGCGTGGTCCGCAATGCGGTTCTTGGCGAGCCGGTCAATGATATCGACCTTGCGACAGACGCGCGCCCCGAGCGGGTCAGTGAATTGGCCGCATCCGCGGGGCTAAAGCCAGTGCCGACCGGCATCGACCATGGCACGGTTACGGTCGTCTCGAACGGCACGGGCATCGAGGTCACGACCTTTCGCCGCGATGTGGAAACCGATGGCCGCCATGCGGTGGTGGCTTTTAGCGACCGGATCGAAGATGACGCACAGCGCCGCGATTTCACCATGAATGCGCTTTATGCCACCCGTGATGGGCAGGTGCTCGACCCGGTCGGCGGGCTGGACGACCTGCGGGCTAGACGGCTGCGATTTGTGGGCAACGCCCAGGCGCGCATCCGCGAGGATTACCTGCGTGTCCTGCGCTATTTCCGCTTTCACGCGTGGTACGGGCGGCAGGTAGACCCGGCCGCGCTGGCAGCATGTGCCGCGTTGGCGGATGGGCTGGACGGCATATCCAAGGAACGGATCGGCGTTGAAATGCGCAAGCTGCTGGCCGCGCCCGATCCCTCAGAGGCGCTGTCGCTGATGGCTCAGGCTGGCGTTTTGGCCCATGTGCTGCCGGGTGCCGATGCGTCCGCGATGCCGGATCTGGTCGGGGCCGAGGCCGCGGCCGGGATCACGCCCAGTTGGCCACGCCGACTGGCGCTGCTGTGTACCGACAAGACCGTCACAGCCCTGCTGCGCCTGTCACGGGATGAGGCAAAGGTTCAGGCGCGGCTGGCCGAGGCCAAGGCCGGCGACTGGTCGCTGAACGAGGCAGGTTATCATTTGGGAAAGACACTGGCCGTTGACCATACGCTGACACGCGCGGCACGGGGTCAAAAACTGCCCGATGGGTGGATCGCGCGGATTGAGCATGCGGCGCAGGCGGGGCTGCCGATCAGCGCAGATGATCTGATGCCACAGCTTGAGGGGGCATCACTGGGTCGTGGCTTGCGTGCGGCGGAAGAAGCGTGGATCGCGGGGGATTTCGCGCTTCCCGCGCCCGCCTTGATTGACGTCGCGCTTCTGGCCGGAAAGGGTGACGCATGAGCCTGCACCGCCGCCTTGGAAATCTGGTCGACGCCTTTCGCCCCGCCGACGGGCCTCCGCCGCACACATTGCTGGCCTTCTTCCGCTGGTGCCTGTCAGGCGCATGGGGCGGATTGTCGCTTGCGGCCATCGCCTCGGCTTTCAGCGGCATGGCCGATGTAATCGCCGCCATCCTGCTTGGCGCAGTGGTCGATGCCGTTGCGGGTGGCGACCCTGCGAACCTTTGGTCTGCCAATGGCGCCCTGATCGCGGTTTTCGTGGGCTTTTTCCTGTTGCTGCGCCCGGTGATCTTTGGCCTGTCCACCGCCAGTTCCAGCGTGATCGTCGGCCCGAATATCCTGCCATTGGTTCTGTCGCGGCTGCACCGCTGGACGATGGGGCAGTCAGTCACCTTCTTTGACAATGATTTTGCCGGCCGGTTGGCGCAGAAACAAATGCAGACGGCGCGCGCCGTCACCGATGTGGCAACC is drawn from Paracoccus tegillarcae and contains these coding sequences:
- a CDS encoding response regulator transcription factor, whose amino-acid sequence is MLIEEIKNQVRRTNFSANDSHRTRPAGINSMTIVALNDVSFTATEQTAESDANIVFVGNQFNFSGSLIAATSQELGQIASAVVHSFSDFRRLIAAAQTAPAITILDEPTMRGLSEEDRDFLLSLPDLTIGLAFCNAPYAVACYQDEKLRLHLPSMFPLNVRLDIWLSIIKLIAHGGNYICPEVIAGKAVNAGSADDCSLTQRQLDVLRLVADGQSNKRIAAMLGLSIHTVKLHLHNANLRLGARNRTEAAMRYRAMQS
- a CDS encoding DUF475 domain-containing protein produces the protein MTNGSQSVAAPTRGTLQYFKWAFIVTIVGLALGVALGWQMTGTVAGTLGVFFICAVLAVLEISLSFDNAIVNANKLKDMTPAWQRRFLTWGILIAVFGMRIVFPLLIVVIAAKVGPWQAMVMAASQPEEYARIMRDAHLPIAAFGGTFLMMVGLSFFFDHEKDVHWVRWLEQRMQKYATIRGIEVAIVLSTVLVFSHFLDPVASEVFFKSAIWGLLTFLLVEVLGGLLDSSQEMLQAGAKGGLGAFLYLEVLDASFSFDGVIGAFALTQNLFIIAIGLGIGAMYVRSMTIMLVEKGTLTQYRYLEHGAFYAIISLSIIMFLQAFVHIPEVITGLGGATLIGISLWSSIRSNRVAEQVAE
- the mog gene encoding molybdopterin adenylyltransferase, whose translation is MTQQRQTTRIAIVTVSDRAASGEYEDKGGPGAESWLRETITSPIEITRVIVPDGREVVAAKLRELADDDGMDLILVTGGTGPAPRDLTPEAVADVAEREYPGFGEEMRRASLREVPTAILSRQTAVSRGRTLIITIPGKPSAIATCLNAVFAAVPYCLDLMGAARVETDPARIAAFRPKGK
- a CDS encoding argininosuccinate synthase → MSDAPKKVVLAYSGGLDTSIILKWLQTEYGCEVITFTADLGQGEELEPARAKAELLGIAPESIHIEDLREEFVRDFVFPMFRANALYEGLYLLGTSIARPLISKRLVELAHQHGADAVAHGATGKGNDQVRFELSAYALDPAIRVIAPWREWDLTSRTKLIEFAEANQIPIAKDKRGEAPFSVDANLLHTSSEGKALEDPAEEAPEYVYQRTVSPEDAPDQPEYIEVTFEQGDAVAINGKPLSPATILTDLNEYGRKHGIGRLDFVENRFIGMKSRGIYETPGGTILLEAHRGIEQITLDSGAGHLKDSLMPRYAELIYNGFWFSPEREMLQAAIDKSQEHVSGTVRLKLYKGSATTVGRWSDHTLYSEAHVTFEDDAGAYDQKDAAGFIKLNALRLKLIGNRNARVK
- the ilvA gene encoding threonine ammonia-lyase IlvA, which produces MENFVASVRLAEAALRDLFEPTPLQRNDHLSARYNADIWLKREDLTPVRSYKLRGAFNAMRKFMAQGQRTDAHFVCASAGNHAQGMAFACRHFGVRGTVFMPVTTPQQKIQKTRVFGGDSVEIVMTGDYFDQTLAAAQAFAAEKQAVFLSPFDSADVMEGQATVALEIMSQLPTAPDLIVLPVGGGGLSAGIARYLRSDAPQTQLIFAEPLGGGSLQAALENGALVTLPAVDGFVDGAAVARIGALPFEELSRFSPKDVHLAPEDRICITMLEMLNTEGMVLEPAGALAVDILADLDDLAGKTVVCICSGGNFDFERLPEVKERAQRFAGKKKYLILRMPQRPGALREFLELLGPDDDITRFEYLKKSARNFGSILIGIESSDPANLTALMQRLDHADLTYRDITRDSILSEFLI
- a CDS encoding Hpt domain-containing protein; translation: MIDWNRVSALRDEVGPSEFEPVLELFLDEIEGLVMLLSMDDPAKLARDLHFLKGSACNLGFDAFATLCDDYEARIGRGELKNISLDEIVICYSLTKQMFIRDLPRVTEDNQQGRADTA